Proteins from a genomic interval of Lysobacter arenosi:
- a CDS encoding diffusible signal factor-reguated Ax21 faimly protein — protein MKRSLLAALTLLAAAPIAASAAEGVSYNYVEAGYAATSADNNNLDADGWAINGSAAIAPNFHIFGGYSGQKTDDFNTALGRVDGIDVDQWNVGVGYNHELNSQVDLVTRVGYQKAETDGYSVGGLNFGGNDADGWNVEAGVRAGLTPNIEGYAMAGYEDYERVDGEFYGRVGAQVKFNQTWGVNGEVKFVDGYTSYFVGPRMSF, from the coding sequence TTGCCGCCCTGACCCTGCTTGCTGCCGCCCCGATCGCCGCTTCGGCTGCCGAAGGCGTGTCGTACAACTACGTCGAGGCCGGCTACGCCGCCACTTCGGCCGACAACAACAACCTCGATGCCGACGGCTGGGCGATCAACGGTTCTGCCGCCATCGCGCCGAACTTCCACATCTTCGGTGGCTACAGCGGCCAGAAGACCGACGACTTCAACACCGCGCTCGGCCGCGTCGATGGCATCGACGTCGACCAGTGGAACGTTGGCGTCGGCTACAACCATGAACTCAACTCGCAGGTCGACCTGGTCACCCGCGTCGGCTACCAGAAGGCCGAAACCGATGGTTATTCCGTCGGCGGCCTGAACTTCGGTGGCAACGATGCCGACGGCTGGAATGTCGAAGCTGGCGTGCGCGCCGGCCTGACGCCGAACATCGAAGGCTACGCGATGGCCGGTTACGAAGACTACGAACGCGTCGATGGCGAGTTCTACGGCCGTGTCGGCGCCCAGGTGAAGTTCAACCAGACCTGGGGCGTCAACGGTGAGGTCAAGTTCGTCGACGGCTACACCTCGTACTTCGTCGGTCCGCGCATGAGCTTCTAA
- a CDS encoding uroporphyrinogen-III synthase: protein MPTPAPPGWYVISLRPRGEHAPLRRAAARAGAGFIALSPWQLQLRDDDRTREALRLALHAPRVVVTSPTAVRAARSLHGPLQTRQDQRWFAVGSGTAAALRRAGVTAVEAPSRMDSEGLLALPGLQDLSGVELGFISAPGGRGVLVPALQARGAQVLRVDVYERVAIAPSPRSVKQLLAVTAPTVIALSSGEALETILTSLPASARERLTQSRVVAASERLAELARQSGFGAIAVAASARPRDLLAAVQP, encoded by the coding sequence ATGCCAACCCCTGCGCCGCCCGGATGGTACGTGATCTCGCTGCGTCCGCGCGGCGAGCATGCCCCGTTGCGTCGCGCCGCGGCCCGCGCGGGTGCCGGATTCATCGCACTTTCGCCTTGGCAACTGCAGTTGCGTGACGACGATCGCACCCGCGAGGCATTGCGTCTCGCGCTGCACGCGCCGCGCGTCGTCGTCACCAGTCCGACCGCGGTGCGTGCTGCCCGTTCACTGCACGGCCCGCTGCAGACTCGCCAGGACCAGCGCTGGTTCGCCGTCGGCAGTGGCACCGCTGCGGCACTGCGTCGTGCCGGCGTGACCGCGGTGGAGGCGCCGTCGCGGATGGACAGCGAAGGCCTGCTGGCACTGCCGGGATTGCAGGATCTGTCCGGCGTCGAGCTGGGCTTCATCAGCGCGCCGGGCGGTCGTGGCGTGCTGGTGCCGGCGTTGCAGGCACGCGGTGCGCAGGTGTTGCGGGTCGACGTCTACGAACGTGTCGCGATCGCGCCGTCACCGCGCTCGGTCAAACAACTGCTCGCGGTGACTGCGCCGACGGTGATTGCGCTTTCGAGTGGCGAGGCACTTGAGACGATCCTGACGTCGTTGCCGGCATCGGCCCGGGAACGGCTGACGCAATCGCGGGTGGTGGCGGCGAGCGAACGGCTCGCAGAATTGGCGCGGCAATCGGGCTTCGGCGCAATAGCGGTCGCCGCCAGCGCCCGCCCACGCGACCTGCTCGCCGCCGTGCAGCCGTAA
- a CDS encoding YiiD C-terminal domain-containing protein, which produces MNHDPHALEQHASEFRSPEQDYEHAPALERLHHHYQSMPPVAAMDVRIAGYDGQRLCLHAPLSRHVNDKGCAFGGSLASMMTLASWGVVSLHIEAAGLEAEVFVADSQIRYLAPLFADLDVQAELAPDSNWPGFIATLRERGRARTGLVARAMLPDGGVATEFTARYVAILKQPPRV; this is translated from the coding sequence ATGAATCACGACCCCCACGCTCTTGAACAGCACGCTTCCGAGTTCCGCAGTCCCGAACAGGATTACGAACACGCTCCCGCACTCGAGCGGCTGCATCACCACTACCAGTCGATGCCGCCCGTGGCCGCGATGGACGTGCGGATTGCCGGCTACGACGGTCAGCGCCTTTGCCTGCACGCGCCTTTGTCGCGCCACGTCAACGACAAGGGCTGCGCCTTTGGCGGCAGCCTGGCGTCGATGATGACCCTGGCCTCCTGGGGTGTGGTGTCGCTGCACATCGAGGCCGCCGGGCTGGAGGCCGAGGTCTTCGTCGCCGACAGCCAGATCCGCTACCTGGCGCCGCTGTTCGCCGACCTGGACGTGCAGGCCGAACTGGCGCCGGATTCGAACTGGCCCGGTTTCATCGCCACCCTGCGCGAGCGCGGCCGCGCCCGTACCGGCCTGGTGGCGCGGGCGATGCTGCCCGACGGCGGCGTCGCCACCGAGTTCACCGCCCGCTATGTCGCGATCCTGAAGCAACCCCCGCGGGTGTGA
- a CDS encoding NAD(P)H-dependent glycerol-3-phosphate dehydrogenase, with translation MPTVAVLGAGSWGTALAALIARHGHPTVLWGRDADGVAAIDGAHENPRYLPGITLPESLRATTDLAASLQGADLVLVVVPSHAFAETLRKLAPHRPAHAGVAWATKGFEPGSGRFLHEVAEEVLGADVPLAVVTGPSFAKEVAQGLPTALTVHGSHADFAQEVADALHGPAFRAYTGNDMLGAELGGAMKNVLAVATGVADGMQLGLNARAGLITRGLNEMLRLNHAIGGKAETLMGLAGLGDLVLTCTGDLSRNRRLGLALGRGQSIADAVREIGQVVESVQTADEVMRQAERHGVELPISSAVQAVLHGEITPAEGLRLLLSREQKPEYPRDLFG, from the coding sequence TTGCCCACCGTCGCGGTTCTGGGAGCGGGCTCCTGGGGCACCGCCCTCGCCGCCCTGATCGCACGGCACGGTCATCCGACCGTGCTGTGGGGTCGTGACGCCGACGGCGTCGCGGCCATCGACGGCGCCCACGAGAACCCGCGCTACCTGCCGGGCATCACCCTGCCCGAGTCGCTGCGCGCGACCACCGACCTGGCCGCCTCCCTGCAGGGCGCCGACCTGGTGCTGGTGGTGGTGCCGTCGCACGCGTTCGCCGAAACGCTGCGCAAACTCGCACCGCACCGTCCTGCCCACGCCGGCGTGGCCTGGGCGACCAAGGGCTTCGAGCCCGGCAGCGGCCGCTTCCTGCACGAGGTCGCCGAGGAAGTACTCGGCGCCGACGTGCCGCTGGCGGTGGTGACCGGCCCGTCGTTCGCCAAGGAAGTCGCACAGGGTTTGCCGACCGCACTGACCGTGCACGGCAGCCACGCCGACTTCGCCCAGGAAGTGGCCGATGCGCTGCACGGCCCGGCCTTCCGCGCCTACACCGGCAACGACATGCTCGGTGCCGAACTGGGCGGCGCGATGAAGAACGTGCTGGCCGTGGCCACCGGCGTTGCCGACGGCATGCAGCTCGGCCTCAACGCGCGCGCCGGCCTGATCACGCGCGGCCTCAACGAGATGCTGCGCCTGAACCACGCCATCGGTGGCAAGGCCGAAACCCTGATGGGCCTGGCCGGCCTGGGCGACCTGGTGCTCACCTGCACCGGCGACCTGTCGCGCAACCGCCGCCTGGGTCTTGCACTCGGCCGTGGCCAGTCGATCGCCGATGCCGTGCGCGAAATCGGCCAGGTGGTCGAATCGGTGCAGACCGCCGACGAAGTCATGCGCCAGGCCGAGCGTCACGGCGTGGAACTGCCGATCTCCAGCGCGGTGCAGGCGGTGTTGCACGGCGAGATCACGCCGGCCGAAGGCCTGCGCCTGTTGCTGTCGCGGGAACAGAAGCCCGAGTATCCGCGCGACCTGTTCGGTTGA
- a CDS encoding outer membrane beta-barrel protein yields MKKQLILALAIAAAPFAASADGHSYTYIEGGYAQLNQELPQVEGFRIDDAEAAGFFIGGSAALGETFHVFGSYRNGDDDIGVSSPVFGDLGDAGIDMNQAIVGLGYHHSLSQRTDLITELSYLSTEIDVENDGEGSVDGDDFRVAVGVRHLIADNVDIWAKGNYTDGDVYDSAFSATLGLQYHLTPVWGIVGEAELGDEFTQVTVGMRASF; encoded by the coding sequence ATGAAGAAGCAACTCATCCTTGCGCTCGCGATCGCTGCCGCACCGTTTGCCGCCAGCGCCGACGGTCACAGCTACACCTACATCGAAGGCGGCTACGCCCAGCTCAACCAGGAGCTGCCGCAGGTCGAAGGCTTCCGCATCGATGACGCCGAGGCCGCGGGATTCTTCATCGGCGGTTCGGCCGCATTGGGCGAGACGTTCCATGTGTTCGGCAGCTATCGCAACGGCGATGACGACATCGGCGTGTCCTCGCCGGTCTTCGGTGACCTCGGCGACGCCGGCATCGACATGAACCAGGCGATTGTCGGCCTCGGCTATCACCACAGCCTGTCGCAGCGCACGGACCTGATCACCGAGCTGAGCTACCTGAGCACCGAGATCGACGTCGAGAACGACGGCGAAGGCAGTGTCGATGGCGACGACTTCCGCGTTGCGGTCGGCGTGCGCCACCTGATCGCCGACAATGTCGACATCTGGGCCAAGGGCAACTACACCGATGGCGATGTCTACGACAGCGCCTTCAGCGCCACGCTCGGCCTGCAGTACCACCTGACGCCGGTCTGGGGCATCGTCGGCGAAGCCGAGCTGGGCGACGAGTTCACGCAGGTCACCGTTGGCATGCGCGCCAGCTTCTGA
- the secB gene encoding protein-export chaperone SecB — translation MSEENVNGGAASAEANTGPAFTVEKIYAKDVSFEVPGAPAVFNEQAQPQLQMNLNQSVQRLNENAFEVVLGITLTCNAGDKTMYVAEVKQAGVFGLAGFDPQTLDGMLGTHCPNVLYPYARQLISELIQTGGFPPFYLQPINFEALYAEGLRQRAAQQGGDAGLADAETAGNA, via the coding sequence ATGTCCGAAGAAAACGTCAACGGCGGCGCAGCGTCTGCCGAAGCCAACACCGGCCCGGCATTCACCGTCGAGAAGATCTACGCCAAGGACGTCTCCTTCGAGGTCCCCGGTGCACCGGCCGTGTTCAACGAGCAGGCCCAGCCGCAGCTGCAGATGAACCTCAACCAGAGCGTTCAGCGCCTCAACGAGAACGCGTTTGAAGTCGTGCTCGGCATCACCCTGACCTGCAACGCCGGCGACAAGACCATGTACGTGGCCGAAGTGAAGCAGGCAGGCGTGTTCGGCCTGGCCGGTTTCGACCCCCAGACCCTCGACGGCATGCTCGGCACCCATTGCCCGAACGTGCTGTACCCGTACGCACGCCAGCTGATCAGCGAGCTGATCCAGACCGGTGGTTTCCCGCCGTTCTACCTGCAGCCGATCAACTTCGAAGCGCTGTACGCCGAAGGCCTGCGCCAGCGCGCCGCCCAGCAGGGTGGAGACGCCGGCCTGGCCGACGCCGAGACCGCCGGCAACGCCTGA
- a CDS encoding rhodanese-like domain-containing protein: protein MTFQELLAFAERHTYLSLALVGLTIAIIYVEIARLFRGYKALRPAELTGLINRDNALVIDLSASNDFEKGHIAGSKSVQPSQFDPENKLLANARELPVVVVCRTGQGSADAAKRLKKAGFTKVFWLDGGIAAWQQADLPLVKGRA from the coding sequence GTGACCTTCCAAGAACTGCTGGCCTTCGCCGAACGCCACACCTACCTGTCGCTGGCGCTGGTCGGCCTGACCATTGCGATCATCTACGTCGAGATCGCCCGCCTGTTCCGTGGCTACAAGGCACTGCGCCCGGCCGAGCTGACCGGCCTGATCAACCGCGACAACGCGCTGGTCATCGACCTGTCGGCGAGCAACGATTTCGAGAAGGGTCATATCGCCGGCAGCAAGTCGGTGCAGCCCAGCCAGTTCGATCCGGAAAACAAGCTGCTGGCCAATGCCAGGGAGCTTCCGGTCGTGGTCGTGTGCCGCACCGGCCAGGGTTCGGCCGATGCCGCCAAGCGCCTGAAAAAGGCCGGCTTCACCAAGGTTTTCTGGCTCGACGGCGGCATCGCCGCCTGGCAGCAGGCCGACCTGCCGCTGGTGAAGGGCCGCGCCTGA